Genomic DNA from Setaria italica strain Yugu1 chromosome V, Setaria_italica_v2.0, whole genome shotgun sequence:
CGAATCAAGGTTTGGCCGATCGCACGGGACGGGGAAGGTCGGTCGTGGTGGGCTTGGCATGAAGTTAGCGACGCGGGACAGTGGAGGAAGGCGAGACACGAGATGGCGGAGGAGGTACCCGACGCGGGAGGTGAGCAAATACGCAAGTTCGAGCTAGACGAAGCCCAGCTCAGTGAATGCGACTTCCTCTCTCGTTTCCAGCTGGCCAGGCTAAGAGGGCTATGGTGCATAAGTTAGATCCGACTAGGGAGCTCATGCACCCAACCAATCAGACTAAAATGCATAAGTGAAGCCTGGTGGAAGCTCACTACCACCTGGCGTGACCATACAGCGACACCCCACCGCACCGCGAGCCACTCCGCACGCGCACCAACCCTCTCGGCCTCTCCGCTCCGCTCCCCACGGCCTCCACCCCCCCGACTCCTCCGCGGTCCAGTGCTCCAGTCACCTCCGCTTCTCGCTCCCCGTCTCGTCGCTTTCCCCTCTCCCCCGcccgggcgccgcggccgcccgacCAGGCCTCGGGAGGCCCCTTCCGATCCCACttccgccgccgacgtcggagCCGGCGGGCCGTAGGAGAGGTGCGCCCCTTCCTCCTTTCATCAGTCGCTCTCAGTTGGTGCTCGGTCCCTGAACCCAGCAGTCTGTCGGCGCTGCTCAGCTCTTCCCTTACCCTCGCTCCGGTGCTCCCCTCCGACTCCGAGCGCGCTTCTAGGGTGCCCGCGTGCCGGCGCGATTCGGTGCGTCGCTTCTTATACGCTTATTTAGGAGATGCAGATCGGCCGCTGGTACAATTGTATGTGTGTTCGGACTTCGGAGATGCCAATGCTCTGAGCAAGCGCCTCGCTCTACTCCTAgtacttagttcccttgatagGTGCAAGGATCTAGCAGCGTTACCTAGGATGCTTTAGCCGGCCTAGTGCTGCCCGGGCACATCACTTGTATGTATTTCCAGGGCAATGGTTTCATTCTCTGGATTACCTCGAATATGCATACTTTTTTTAAGAAATCAAGTGTGGCATTTCGGGTTACAGTTGTGATCCCTATGCATCAAACCGTCAATGCAAGTATAATGCGTCTATGAACTGATGTAATACCTGGAACATACACAATGGAAGAATCTATCTTGCAGCTAGAAAGGCGTATACAAAAAACAGGGCGTATGAACTTGGCTTAAGACATTTTTTGCAGTTTTACTCTTCTGCCTGGTTACACACAtgtttgatctttttttttcctcaatgCAGTAACCTAAAGATCACACCTTTCGTTGTTTGGTTGCAGCTTGGAGAATGCTTTACTGCTATCGTTGATGGTAGGCTTGGTTTTCCACGACCACCTGGAAATTTTGTTCAAGCTCCGTAGCTAGTAgcaaccattttttttttgtccaggGGGACTACTGGACAACTTTCTgaggtattttttttatctcataccttattttatttccttttatttgtCTGCATATGATAATGTTGTGGATGTGGGAGTTTCAGAACTAGTCCTATTTACGTCTGCTTACTCGGATTCTGATACTTCTAAACTGTGCAGTTTCCAGTGAATTATGGGTGGATTCTGCTGTTGCTTCAGTACTGAAGATTTTGAGGAATATGTCCATCCAAGCAACCCTATCTATAGGCAATGCATATCCTTGAGGCATTTTTTCCACAACATTTTTGGCGGGGTAATATGCATAACCGATTCTTTGTATTTTATAGGCTCTAGTCAAATATCACATAGTGTCACCGCTTACATTTACATGCGGGTTTGCTACTTATGTTGTCTATAGAACTGATGATATGCTAGGATTTTGTTCTCATAATCGAGAATAGCGTGTTGATATGATCCAGTTCTTTGACTATGCTTGCGAAGAGTTAGATATTAACCTATAATTTCCAACAGTCATGTCCGCTTTTCTTGTTTCTGTCAAGGGGTCATGTACGCTGGCCATGGCCTGGATGCATTAGCTTTATTGATCGCATGATGTTCAAAGCTAACCTATATTGCATTTTCTCAAGTATATTAGATAGCCCATATTGCGTTTTCTCAAGTATTAGATGGCACCGTTGATGGATATTGGGTAAAAAGGATACAAAATTGTAGTGAACATGCAATAACTTTCAGAAGATGACTAAAACTAGCTGAAAAGGTGAAACATGGTCAAGGTAGAGATTGAGGAACATATACACTTGGCTAGATAGATACATCGTATACTTGTTAGTTATGTTGTAGATAAATCATATACTTGTAATGAAGCAAGTCCATCTAGTTACATTTTTGCCAGTCAATTACCAGAGTTTGATCTGTCCATTATCATATCTTTGGACTATTACTTGTTATAACTGTAGCATTTCTATTTCCTTGTTCTATGTAGTATACTGCAACATTCCAGAGGCTTGAGTCTAGGCCGAGCAACCCAGCCCAAGGGGCTGCTTCATTGGGATCCACTAATCCAAGTGCCAGCCTAAATGACAATTCACTGGATGAAACTTATCGCCTTGTTTCTAGACCACCCCCATATGATACTGATCCTAGATATGCCCGTGTTCAAAGAGAAGGCTTGGTATCAAGGCGTGAGAAATCCATAAATCTCGCACAGGAAGAGTCACTAGCCCTTAGACGCAACGCAAGCAGCTCAGGTATTGAGCATTTAGCTGCTCAGAAGAAACGGAGCAGCACTGAAAATGAGGGTGAATATAAGGTCCATCGTTCTGAATCAACCAAGAGTTTGTCTGCAAAAGCTTATAACAGCAGCTATGCAGCTGTCGGTTCAGAAGATGAGGATGTCTGCCCTACTTGTCTGGAAGGTTTGTATTCATATAGCTTTGTGTAAATACATAACAGTTTATCTTGGTCTCTGAACATATTTTCCACCGATTCATTACGATAATTCCCTGTGCAGAATATACCCCGGACAATCCGAAAATTATAACAAAATGTTGTCACCATTTTCATCTTGGTTGTATTTATGAATGGATGGAGAGAAGTGATACATGTCCAATGTGTGGAAAGGTATGATACTGATAGTTCGGCATTTATAGTTTTCAAATCTCAATCGAAGATCATAATTGCTAATCACTCATCATCAGTTTCTAAGGAGTAATTTTATGATACCGAGCTGACAATTTATCCCTCAATCTGATAACACTGCAGGAAATGGAGTTTTGCGAGAGCCCATGATAGACATTTGTTTTACATGATCTCACATCAGAGGAAGGGAAATGGTCTACAGTATGGAATGCTGGGGAATTGTAAATAATAGTAATGAGCCGTCCAAATAGATCTCTTTCGCGAGATCAGTTTCTTACATGTACTGAAATGATGATCTATATCTTACTAAAATTCGTGCTGGAATTTGCTTGCCCAATCTTTGGTTATATTTTCAAATGGTAGTTCAAGAATGGAAGCACAGATTAACCTGATCTTAATAGTGATTGCCTGGTGGGTTCTGTAGCCTATCTGATGGTGCCTCCTACTGAAGTGCGTAAAATGCTCTAAGCTCATCTTGCTGCAAAGCATTCGATGGTTGCCTAAAGCGTCTTTCCTAAAGACAATTGGTCGCAGAATATAATCGCAAGCCATGAACTTAAGTGTTTCGCAATGGCAATTTGCAAGAGTAGCAGCCATCAGGCCTTCAGGCACcgtttttagcccttttttaATCTAAATCTTAATAACAACACttataaagctagattttaagAAGATTCAAGAGGCCAGCTGTCACGAGGAGATTGTGTGACCCTAAATTATCACAAGCAGTTTGGCACGACTCACCTCTTGAGTCTTGTCAAGTTGATTAGCATAAATAATAGTTTTGTTATTATTGAAATTTTATTAGGTTAAAAATGgataaaatttaaaattatcCACTGCCTCATCAGAGATTCAAGAATCGCAGTGTCATGGGTAAAACAAAATGTATCTTAGACAAACATTCTATAAAACAAACATGATATATCCAGACAAATAATCTGCTCAAAAATTATTTATCGAATAGCGCATAGCAGTTACAAGCCATGAACATTGGTTACACAATGACAGCCAGGCAAGCCTAGAATACAAAGCCGATTCAGAAAATTGAGCGCAACCGTACACTCACAAAACTAAGAGGAGAACCAGCAAGCTAGCATTTTATTTTGTAATCGTTCACCGGCGGGTACCAATTCATTTCAGTTTTACACACTTGCCGTCTTGAGGCTATTGCCCTTCTCCTGCAGGCTCACAAGTAGGCTGTCAAAGCTCTTTTTGAACGAGTCTACGCCTTCCAGCTCAAGCTGCTTCCCGACCTCATCccagtcgatgccaagcttctccagGGCACTGTACACACCTTCCGCCTCAGACACATTCGCATCAACTGTCCTAGAAACAGTGCCATGGTCAATGAATGCCTGCAGCGCTTGGTCGGGCATTGTGTTGACCTGAAAGCAGAAGGGAATAACTCATGTTTAGCATCACTCTAAGGCCACACTTTGCATGATGATAGAAAGAGAACCTATCTACGATTCAAACAAATTCGATCTAGGATGCTCATCGTGCAAACACACCGTGTCGGGTCCAATCAGACTGTCCAcataaagggtgtcaggataAGCAGGGTTCTTGACGCCAGTGGATGCCCACAACAACCTCTGTTTCTTGGCACCTTTCTTGGCCAAAGCCTCCCATCTTGGTCCAGAGAATTTCTTCTGGTAGAGCTGATTTGCTAGTTTCGCCTGTGCTACAGCAGCCTGGCAGAAAATAGGGAAGTCATATTACAGAAATTCATGGACAATTTAGTAAGTCCTAATATTACGAGGCAGgcaacttttattttatttacctTTCCTCTAAGGGCAAGCGCCTCAGGTGTTCCAATCTTCTCTAGCATTTTGTCAATAAGGCTGTCAACTCGGCTGACAAAGAAGGATGCAACACTGGTAACTCGAGATAAGTCACTCAAACCAGAAGCCTCTAGCCCATCAAGGTAAGCATCAATCACGGCCTCATATCTTGCAATAGAGAAAATAAGCTGCAGTGACAGCAATGAACATGTCATCAATAAGCTTATGAAAGCAGTTCTGCAAGACGTAGTTTTACCACAACAATACCATAAGAAGGCAATGTCAAGACAACTCGATACTTACTGTGACATTGACACTAATGCCATTAGAGATGACTTCCCGGATAGAAGGAACACATTCCGCGGTAGCAGGTATCTTTATGTAGACATTGGGGCGGTTGACCACTTTGTGCAACCACTTTGCGGCCTCAACTGTTCCCTGAGTGTCATTTGCCAACCTAGGAGACACTTCCACAGAGACATACCCATCAGCTCCATCTGTCTCGTTGTAGATAGGCTCAAAAAGTTTACATGCGTCTTGTATGTCCTTTATAACGAGTTCCCAGTAAGCACTCTCTGCATCCTTTCCAGCTGAAATGAGCTGCTTGAACTGATCATCATATGCGCTTGATGACGAAATGGCTTTCTGGAAAATCTGCATCGTGTCGAGACAGGGTTAGGAGTGAAGATGCAAATATGCAAGTGATCATACAATATGCACCAAAAAAAGGTGGAAATGGAGTATTACCGTAGGGTTGCTGGTGACTCCACGAACACCACTGGCGATAAAGGGCAGCAAGTCGGTGACAGGCCGGCAGAGGTTGTCGTACCATGGGGACAGGCCCTGGAGCTCATAGAGATCATGAAGTGAGGTCCTCTTGGTCGGAGCACCATTCCCTTCCTCGGCAGAAGCCATCGCACTGAAAATTGCATTTCACCAAGTAAGGTCATGTCCACAAGCTAGTTGAATTGcaaaaatgatgatgatgatgatatgtgTGATGAATTGTTCTAAGTTCATATGAGAAGACCACAATACAATCAATTCAGGGAGCTCATAAAGCTTATATCACTGCTAGTAGGTAGTAAATATGCATCCAAGTGACATAGTAGACctatatatctttttttttagagTTCCAGGGCAACCACCCCAGGAACTCTATCAAGAGAcccatatataaatatatatatatatatatatatatatatatatatatcagttTCTTTTCTGAAAAGAAAATATCTATCAGTTTCATACTACCACTCTCTACCACATACCCAAAAGGCATTTCTGTTGAAGGCAGAAAGAGGTATGAAAACTAAAATTCTTTTGACGCTAATAGAAAGCGTTGCTACTTTTTGGCTGGCGTGTGGCTGCTATCAAGAGGTCTACAGAAGCAGCAAGTCAGCGACTCAGGTGTGCAGCCGTGATGCAGCATGCAACCAGCTCCCGGCACGGCACCTAAATAGGAGCGCTTGGCCACCCCCAACTCCACACGGATTCTGCACCAGCCCGGCGACTCGAGAAGCTGGTATGCCAGAAGCCTCTCCACCGTCCATTTCCCGATCGAACGGCCGCAGAAACGGACAGGCTTCAGAACCGGATCCGAGCGTCTCTATCGCCACATCTGGCGGCGTGGCGGGCTACGCCACGCATCGACGCGGCGGAGCATCAACCCGCGACCCAACCTTCGATGCTACCGATCTCCCATCCAAAGCACGCAGAGACGAACAGCTCGAATCTAATCAAACCTCGCCAATATCAATCACCCACTCAAGCACGCACGCGGATGCAAAGGCTACTTCAATCAAACCGCAAATCTAATCTCACTGATGCGGCACgggcgaggaagaggagaggggaaggAAGGTGGCGTTACGCACATGATGGGGctcctggcgcggccggcgatggagACGCGGAACCGGCGGGCGGAGGGGGCAAACCCGAGGGCGGCTGGGCGGAGGGACGCCGGggggagcagcgccgccgccggccggggcgccgCCAGCTTGGACACCGTGCCGCTCATCGCCGCCGGGGTTGGTGAGAACTGCAAGGAAGGGAAGTGGGGATGGATGGGTGGGGTTGGTCGCTCACGGGGGTTGTTGCGAGGTTTTGGAGCTGAGATTGAGACGAGGTCCTCTATTGCTCGTCAGCATCAATTTAAGTAGGCGCATTATCTGTTTTCGCCTGCCGTTTTTGCGCTTAGACCCCTTGATATTTGTGTATTCGTTCTTTACTACGTTCACATATTGTTCTTTTTTCCAAACATGAAAAATCAACATGATGCCTATTTAGAACGCACACATTTTTCACATGAATATTTTTAGGAAAAGTAGTACCATTGTACCAATAGAAAAAAACCATTGGGGGGTCCTTGCTAATCGTTATTGTGCATCTTATATTCTTCATCCCCCATTAAAATGCTCAGCTTAGCATTTTCTATATCCATTTGTACATTTTTTACGAACTTGAATGCACAGCTCATCCCAGGCGCAACAATGTAAGAAAGATTAATATTTGATGTGTTCTATAAAATGCAACCAATGTAAATGCACTTACACAGCTGTCAAGCCGTCTTCGACACCCTTGAAAACGACATCAGGTTGGAGGTAGCTCCTCTTTGACAATGATAGGAGGAAATGGCGAAATAGTTGAGCTAGATCCACCTGGTAAAGGTCAGATGTGTCTTTTGCtttgaaagggaaaaaaaaagcggAGAGTGTGAACCAAATGAGAAGAGGAATCGGTTGGTCATTGGTCGTGTTTTTGATACATGGGTTGTTGAAGATATTTTTGCCATTTCACATCGGCCAAAGTATCCAGAAAACAGAAATGAAAGGAAGGCACGATGCATGCCGGTCCCTAGGTTTCCTCGTATTGACGCGCCGGGTTGTGCCATCGCAATGACGGAAGAAAAGCGCCCCTTGGACCGTGGAAAAGTCCAAACGATCCTGGCTGCTACGCATGCTTAGCAGTCAGCCCCCAGCGATGAACGCAGGGCGTCAGCTGGCTGGTGGGACGTTGGAGGCGGCTACCATACTTGCTACGATCCTACCCTAAACCCTAAGTTCACAAATCGTcaagttctcttcctcttttattttttcttttattttctgtttTGCTTTTCAGAAAGTGTTTTCAGTGCGTTAACGCGAAATGCAGATGATGGAATTTGAAGAGGAGAAACCCTGGCAGAGGTGCAGAAACAGAAACTAGTAAATGGACGGACTCAAAACTCTCGTCCACCTGAGCGCAGGCGGGGACAGACCCTTCGCTGTGCTTGAGCTGTGAAGCAGGGCAAGCTCCATCCATGGGGCGTGGTGAGTGAAACTTGACCCATCCCAAGGGCCAACTTGCCCTTTGGCCGCTCTGCAGTGGCCGTGCTTCTCGTGCTCCTGACCCGGGGCGCGCAAGCTGCGGCGACCTGCCTCCGATCGGGCTCTTCAGAGTCCTactccatctcctcctctccaAATCTGAACAGTTGCCGGCAGAGGCGTTTGCCGGTGCCCCAACTGGCAACTGAAAGAACATCCACGTCTTCAGCTGTTCAGAGTTTGTCCAGTCTTTCCCTTTTTCTCCTTTGCTTGCAAAGATCCTCCTTTTTCCTCTGTTGCAGAGCTGCTCTTCGGATTGACCAACTTCTAGTTCTACCCCACACAATCATCCTCTGAACCTGAAACTGCTTTTCAGGTGCACCGGAATTCAGAGCGCAGGAGCAACTGAAACTGTCAGTTTGACAGATGAGTTCAGAGGGGAGAGGGAAAACAAACGTCAAGCAAAGTAGAACAGGttagaggtgtttggatccttgagctaaagtttaatccgtaTCACATTGaatcttcggaggctaattaggagaactaaatatgagttaattataaaactaattatacagatggaggttgattcgcgagacgaatctattaagcctaattaatccatcattagcaaatggttattgtagcagcacattgtcaaatcatgactaattaggcttaaaagattcgtctcgcgaattaacctccatctgtacaatgagttttgtaattagtctatatttaatacttctaattaatatctaaacatttaatgtgacatggactaaactttagtcctggaACTTTAGTTAGCTCGATTTACAAACACTAAATCACATTGCAACCATCGATGCAGTGACCACTAAATCTAAATCACACAAGGCTGCCTCTCGTACCTCCTGACAAATCTCGCTCTATATTGCTGCTGCATGTAAACTGGTCGTGCAAAAACTAATGcgtgatccatccatccatggatcgatgtaaaagaaaacaaaaaagaacatGAACAAATGCAGACGCAACAAACGCAAACGGCTCTGTGTCGTCTACCACGGCTTGAGGTCGTTCTCGAGCCCGGCGTCCCAGTCCAGCACCTTCTCCCCGGGCTCCAGGAACACGCCCTTGCCGTGCGGCAGCTTGCGCGCCAGCCCGTTGAGTATCTGGTCGAAGGCGTCCCCGGGCCTGGCGGGCTGGTGGAAGAGCAGCGCCTGCTTCACGGACGCGCCGGCGAGCAGCCGCTGCTTCCGGAGGATGTCCTCCAGCGGGATGGAGGTGAGGATGTTGTCGAGCCGCGGCACGTCGCGCTCCGCCACGAACACGCTGATCTCCTCCCAGGGGATGGCGTCCGCGAACGGCAGCACGATGTCGTCGGCGATGATCACCGGGATGCAGCCGAacaccaccgcctccaccagccGGGGGCTCCATGGCGCCCAACCCAGCGGGCACAGGCAGAAGATGGCGCGCTGCATGTCCTCGTAGTACGTCGACGGGTGCTCCGTCGAGATGTCGAACAGCGGGTTGTCCTTGAAGTTCTCCCACACCGACGCGCGCGCGCCCCTGCATCATCAGGTAAGGCCATGGTCAATCACGTTATCTACAAGCAGCTTAACTATTTGCATCAATGTTGGAACGGCAAGAAATTAAGCATGAAAAAACGTGGATTACCTGGCGTAGTAGCCGCCCTCGGGGTCGTTGCCCATGTCGTAGAAGAGGCCGCGGAAGTAGACGAAGATGGAGCGCGGCGTGCCGGGGTTGATCAGGTGCGCCTGCATCTTGTGCGGGTTGGCGTAGGGCGGGATGGTGATGGACCCGTCCTGCAGGCACACGTGGTTCCGCTGCCCGAACGTCTGCACCAGCGTCGCGCGCCGGAGCAGCGGCAGGATGCCCCTCTCCATCGCCCTCTCCTCCTGAAACCACAAGCCAAGTGCCAATCAGTTCACTATTTCTTTTCAGCTCTGCAGCCTGTCTCCGGCAACGCACACACACCTGGTAGTGGAAGCATGCGCCGAAGTCGTGGGGCGTGAGGAAGAAGTGGTCGGCGCCCTCGGTCCTGTTCCAGTAGGGCCACGTCGTGGCGACGTACTTGATGGCGCTGCGCATGATCCGCGGCGCCCGGAACGGGAGGGGGAACCCCTGCGGCGTGAGGTCGCAGGTGGTGTACGCGGGGGTGTAGAACCAGTCGGCCTCCTCGGGGTCCAGCGTACGCACCGCGCTGTTCAGCAAGAACTGGTGCATGAAGATCTCGGCGGCGAACATGTGGTGCAGGCACCGGCTGTCCTTGGCCAGCAGCATCAGGTTGTACTTGCGAGGCATCTCGTACACGAACACCTTCAGCTTCCCCACCGGGTTGTCGTCAagcacgccgccggcggcccctGCTCACATCGTTCGTTCATTCAGGTTAGTAAATCGTCTCGCATGCAGTTCTTTCTACACAAGTACTGTTTGAATGTTAAGCTTTTATAACATGCTGTAATGATTTGAACTGTCTTGAGCAATGCAA
This window encodes:
- the LOC101753542 gene encoding E3 ubiquitin-protein ligase At3g02290, which encodes MGGFCCCFSTEDFEEYVHPSNPIYRQCISLRHFFHNIFGGYTATFQRLESRPSNPAQGAASLGSTNPSASLNDNSLDETYRLVSRPPPYDTDPRYARVQREGLVSRREKSINLAQEESLALRRNASSSGIEHLAAQKKRSSTENEGEYKVHRSESTKSLSAKAYNSSYAAVGSEDEDVCPTCLEEYTPDNPKIITKCCHHFHLGCIYEWMERSDTCPMCGKEMEFCESP
- the LOC101753964 gene encoding uncharacterized protein LOC101753964 is translated as MSGTVSKLAAPRPAAALLPPASLRPAALGFAPSARRFRVSIAGRARSPIIAMASAEEGNGAPTKRTSLHDLYELQGLSPWYDNLCRPVTDLLPFIASGVRGVTSNPTIFQKAISSSSAYDDQFKQLISAGKDAESAYWELVIKDIQDACKLFEPIYNETDGADGYVSVEVSPRLANDTQGTVEAAKWLHKVVNRPNVYIKIPATAECVPSIREVISNGISVNVTLIFSIARYEAVIDAYLDGLEASGLSDLSRVTSVASFFVSRVDSLIDKMLEKIGTPEALALRGKAAVAQAKLANQLYQKKFSGPRWEALAKKGAKKQRLLWASTGVKNPAYPDTLYVDSLIGPDTVNTMPDQALQAFIDHGTVSRTVDANVSEAEGVYSALEKLGIDWDEVGKQLELEGVDSFKKSFDSLLVSLQEKGNSLKTASV
- the LOC101754359 gene encoding probable glucuronosyltransferase Os01g0926400, with the protein product MGRDRRPWPAAAAAAAVLLVVSCVAAAAPPQRQQHERARISGAAGGVLDDNPVGKLKVFVYEMPRKYNLMLLAKDSRCLHHMFAAEIFMHQFLLNSAVRTLDPEEADWFYTPAYTTCDLTPQGFPLPFRAPRIMRSAIKYVATTWPYWNRTEGADHFFLTPHDFGACFHYQEERAMERGILPLLRRATLVQTFGQRNHVCLQDGSITIPPYANPHKMQAHLINPGTPRSIFVYFRGLFYDMGNDPEGGYYARGARASVWENFKDNPLFDISTEHPSTYYEDMQRAIFCLCPLGWAPWSPRLVEAVVFGCIPVIIADDIVLPFADAIPWEEISVFVAERDVPRLDNILTSIPLEDILRKQRLLAGASVKQALLFHQPARPGDAFDQILNGLARKLPHGKGVFLEPGEKVLDWDAGLENDLKPW